A genomic window from Nosocomiicoccus massiliensis includes:
- the dnaX gene encoding DNA polymerase III subunit gamma/tau, whose translation MGYQALYRAFRPQSFGDVVGQKHITQTLKNAIERNKESHAYLFNGPRGTGKTSIAKIFAKAVNCPNNHGGEPCNDCAICKSITEGSSNDVIEIDAASNNGVDEIRNIREKVKYAPNEAKYKVYIIDEVHMLTTGAFNALLKTLEEPPNHAIFILATTEPHKIPATIISRTQRFDFKAIETEEIIERLKYVSDAENVEYEEDALAYIARSAEGGMRDSLSILDQVIAYSGNKVTLDDAVMITGGIKFDELNEFMQLILNLETREAFMKYHQFIDEGKDPIRLVHELVYYLRDTILYDDDKYALNTVDDSKLYQMIDILNDAMVMMRFSVNVSVHLEVVIVKMIEVLKKDNGVNNQSHSSNNGEIEALKRKVNALEAALQNGAPVRQIPERKIPRNKPYSFEKIKEVLDKANHEDTNKIKREWANIIQNVEAQGQNSLRALIKDSEPLTASETKVLIQFENEVHSELINNDSNKTEELERLIHPIIGKKVKVVGVPKDDWKDVRLKYVNNFKESRKEAMKEDKSSDKAKELFDSSIVEIKGQSD comes from the coding sequence TTGGGATATCAAGCACTATATCGTGCGTTTAGACCGCAAAGTTTTGGCGATGTAGTCGGTCAAAAGCACATAACGCAAACGTTAAAAAATGCGATCGAACGTAACAAAGAATCTCATGCGTATCTTTTTAATGGTCCACGTGGGACGGGTAAAACGTCGATTGCTAAAATTTTTGCTAAGGCAGTGAATTGTCCGAACAATCACGGTGGAGAACCGTGTAATGATTGTGCGATTTGTAAAAGTATTACAGAAGGTAGCTCGAACGACGTCATTGAAATCGACGCAGCATCTAATAATGGTGTAGACGAGATTCGTAATATTCGTGAGAAGGTAAAATATGCACCGAACGAAGCGAAATACAAAGTGTATATTATAGATGAAGTTCATATGTTAACGACAGGTGCTTTTAACGCGCTTTTAAAGACGCTCGAAGAGCCACCGAATCATGCGATTTTTATCCTTGCAACGACTGAACCGCATAAAATCCCAGCGACGATTATTTCTAGAACGCAACGTTTTGATTTTAAAGCGATAGAAACTGAAGAGATTATTGAACGGTTAAAGTATGTCTCTGATGCTGAAAATGTAGAGTACGAAGAAGATGCTCTCGCTTATATCGCTCGTTCAGCTGAAGGTGGAATGCGAGATTCGTTATCGATTCTCGACCAAGTGATTGCATATAGTGGTAATAAAGTTACATTAGATGACGCAGTAATGATTACTGGTGGTATTAAATTTGATGAGTTAAATGAATTTATGCAACTCATTTTAAATCTCGAAACTAGAGAAGCGTTTATGAAATATCATCAATTTATAGATGAGGGTAAAGATCCGATTCGTCTTGTCCATGAACTCGTCTATTATTTAAGAGATACGATACTATATGATGATGACAAATACGCACTAAACACAGTGGATGATTCGAAACTTTATCAAATGATTGATATTTTAAATGATGCGATGGTCATGATGCGTTTTAGTGTCAATGTGTCTGTTCATCTTGAAGTGGTCATTGTTAAAATGATCGAAGTTCTGAAGAAAGATAATGGAGTAAACAACCAATCTCATTCATCTAATAATGGAGAAATTGAAGCGTTAAAAAGAAAAGTGAATGCACTTGAAGCGGCACTTCAAAATGGTGCCCCAGTGAGACAGATTCCAGAGAGAAAAATTCCACGAAACAAACCATATTCTTTCGAAAAAATTAAAGAAGTACTCGATAAAGCTAATCATGAAGATACAAATAAAATTAAAAGAGAATGGGCAAATATTATACAGAACGTTGAAGCACAGGGGCAAAACTCACTGCGTGCACTCATTAAAGACTCAGAACCTCTTACTGCCAGTGAAACGAAAGTGCTCATTCAGTTCGAAAATGAGGTGCATTCTGAACTCATAAACAACGATAGTAATAAAACTGAAGAATTAGAGCGACTTATCCATCCTATTATAGGAAAGAAAGTAAAAGTAGTCGGAGTACCAAAGGACGATTGGAAAGACGTTCGACTGAAATA
- a CDS encoding carboxypeptidase-like regulatory domain-containing protein: MKKSIAILLGGLLISTPAYADENDGNLNNQNPGDYNENNHPGNYDENNNPGNNPGNYDGNNNPGDSFQTPGTDGNQNPNDGQNQQPQQEVTPPVETPVQQGASRESVVVAVNQESYSISGRVTLNDKPVQAKVEVGNRVIETDPNGRYVAQELQPGTHTVKVVEVNGKAVNESVDVEIENKNKVNIDIDIKDDSADESEVVEEEIQKNDPQIKEASKALIFAVVGVVLLTLAGLVALFLRKKK; this comes from the coding sequence ATGAAAAAATCGATTGCGATACTTCTAGGTGGGTTACTCATTTCAACACCTGCCTATGCAGATGAAAATGACGGAAACTTAAACAATCAAAATCCGGGAGATTACAATGAAAATAATCACCCGGGAAATTATGATGAGAACAATAATCCAGGAAATAATCCAGGGAATTATGACGGAAACAATAATCCAGGAGACTCGTTTCAAACACCTGGAACTGATGGGAATCAAAATCCGAATGATGGACAAAATCAACAACCACAACAAGAGGTTACTCCGCCAGTAGAGACGCCTGTTCAACAAGGGGCGTCTAGGGAATCGGTTGTCGTCGCTGTCAATCAAGAGAGCTATTCGATTAGCGGACGAGTGACACTAAATGACAAACCTGTTCAGGCGAAAGTTGAAGTGGGTAACAGAGTGATTGAAACGGATCCTAATGGGCGCTATGTCGCTCAAGAACTTCAACCAGGGACGCATACTGTAAAAGTTGTAGAAGTGAATGGAAAAGCGGTAAATGAGTCTGTCGATGTTGAAATTGAAAATAAAAACAAAGTAAATATTGATATCGATATTAAAGATGACAGCGCAGACGAGAGTGAAGTTGTAGAGGAAGAAATTCAAAAGAATGATCCTCAAATTAAAGAGGCTTCAAAGGCACTTATCTTTGCGGTTGTAGGTGTTGTGTTATTAACGCTCGCAGGCTTAGTGGCGCTTTTCCTTCGTAAAAAGAAATAA